The sequence below is a genomic window from Bradyrhizobium septentrionale.
GGCCAAGCTGCCCCCGGATCCCGTCGGCGACTACTACCAGGGCGGCGCGTTCTGCAGCATGGAGTTCGACGGCGACAAGGGAAGGGTGATCGACTGGAAGAAGTGATCAGTCCTCGCATTGCGGCAGCTGCTTCACCGCTTCGGTATGCTCCCGCTGGCTCTCCTTCGAGCTCTGCCCGGATGTCTTGGGCAGGCTCCCGGGCCCGTCAAAAGTCTCGGCGAAATGGGTAAGGGGGAAGTTGAGGCTGATGGTCTGCCCGGTCAGGCTCTTGGCCTCGACGGCGATGGTTTGCGCATGCTTCAGCCGCTCGATCATCTCGCCGTCGGCTTCGAGCGCGCCGCCGCAGCCGAGCGTGTAGCAATGCGGCCTGGCGATCTGGATCGGCTCGTCCTGGTCGATCCGCAGGCTGATCGTGCCCTCCAGCATGGTCCGCGTTCCGACATTGGCGCTGACGATCGCGCGCTTGCTGGTCTGCGGCGAAACGCTGATGCTGCCGCCCGACGGCGAACACTGGCCGCGGGCGGCGGCGCCGACGAAGCAGCTTGCCTGGGTCAGGCACGTCTTGGTCCAGGGCTCGTAGCTGAGCTGCGTCGCGCGCGGATCGGCCGCTTCACCGGCAGTGCCAAGCGCAAGCAGCGCGGCGAACGATCCAATCAACAAAGCCACATGACGCATCGCCGTCTCCTTCACGAGGAGGCCGCGTATCGCGCTATTGCGGCTTTTTGTCGTTGGAGATGCGGACGAGATAATCCGCCTTGCTGTACTGCATGTGATCGACGCAGAGCTGCGCCAGCGCCCAGCTGTCGCGGCCCTTCAGCAGCTCGATCATCAATTCGTGCTGGCGGCGCGACAGCGCAAGGCCCTCGCTGTCGGCGAGATTTTTTGCGCGCATCGGCAGCGTCAGGTTCATGTAGTCCTGCAGCGAGCGCACCAGATAGGGATTGCCGCAGGCGGAGAACAGCGCGAGGTGGAACGCATCGTTGGTTTCGTGGATGCCGCGCATGTCCTGCGCATCGGCCTTGATGCAGTAATGCCTTTGCAACTCGCTCAATTGGTCGATCAGGCTTTCCGGCGCGGGCAGCGCGATCATCAGCGCGGCCTGGCGCGTCAGCATCTCGCGCACCTCGTAGATCTGCCGCACTTCCTCGGCCGAATAGAACCGCACCGTGGCGCCGACATTCTTCTCGCGCAGCACGATGCCCTGGCGTTCGAGCTGGAACAGCGCCTGGCGGACGAAATGCCGGCTCGCGCCGTAGCGCTGCATCAGGGTATCCTCGACCAGCCGCAGACCAGGCGAAAAGCGGCCGAAGATGATGTCCTCCTCCAGCCGGCGGATCACCTCCGCCTGCTCCTCCTCGCGCGAGAGGGCCTGGATATCGGGCAATGTGGGCTCGGCTGTCATGCGCTCTGGGCTTCGGATCGACGCCTGAAGTCAGCATGGCACCGCGGTTATTGTCAATAATGGGGGTAATTTTGCCGCAGAGCAGCCACGCTGTCGCGCCGGATTATCTCATATTGACAATAATTCCTGCGGCTCCTTAAGTGCGGCCGAACAACAACGGGACGGGAAGAAAATGGCCGACGGACTTCGCAAGGGACTGACAAGCTATGGTGACGCCGGCTTCTCGTTGTTCCTGCGCAAGGCCTTCATCAAGGCGATGGGCTATTCGGACGACGCGCTCAATCGCCCGATCGTCGGCATCACCAATACCTACAGCGACTACAATCCCTGTCATGGCAACGTCCCGCAGATCATTGAAGCAGTGAAGCGCGGCGTGATGCTGTCGGGCGCAATGCCGTTCGTGTTCCCGACCATCTCGATCGCCGAGAGCTTTGCGCATCCGACCTCGATGTATCTGCGCAATCTGATGGCGATGGATACCGAGGAGATGATCCGCGCCCAGCCGATGGATGCGGTGATCGTGATCGGCGGCTGCGACAAGACCCTGCCGGCGCAGCTCATGGCCGCCATCAGCGCCGATCTGCCGACGGTCGTGATTCCGGTCGGGCCGATGGTGGTCGGTCATCACAAGGGCGAGGTGCTCGGCGCCTGCACCGATTGCCGCAGGCTGTGGGGCAAGTATCGCGCCGGCGAGATCGACGATGCCGAGATCGAGGCGGTGAACGGCCGTCTCGCGCCGTCGGTCGGCACCTGCATGGTGATGGGCACGGCTTCCACCATGGCCTGCATCACCGAGGCACTCGGCCTCTCGCTGCCGATGAGCGCGACGATCCCGGCGCCGCATGCCGAACGCTTCCGCTCCGCGGAAGCCAGCGGCCGCGTCGCCGCCGAAATGGCAAAAACCAAGGGACCGAAGCCGAGCGAGATCCTGACGCCATCGTCGTTCCGCAACGCCCAGGTCGTGATGCAGGCGATCGGCGGCTCGACCAACGGGCTCATTCACCTCACCGCCATCGCCAACCGCTCGCCCTACAAGATCGACCTCGAGGCGTTCGACAAGCTCGGCCGCGAAGTGCCCGTGCTGGTCGACCTCAAGCCATCGGGCGAGCATTACATGGAGCATTTCCATCACGCCGGCGGCGTGCCGAAGCTGATGGCGCAGCTCGGTGACCTCATCGACCTCGATGCGAAAACCATCACCGGCCAGACCTTGCGCGAGGTCGTCGCCGGCGCGGAGGAGGTGCCCGGACAGGATGCGATCCGCTCCAAGGCGAACCCGATCAAGGCCGAAGGCGCGATGGCGATCCTGCACGGCAATCTCGCGCCGCGCGGCGCCGTGATCAAGCAGTCGGCGGCGAGCCCAAAGCTGCTGCAGCACACCGGGCGCGCCGTGGTGTTCGAGTCGGTCGAGGACATGACGCTGCGGGTCGACGATCCCGCGCTCGATGTGACCGCCGACGACGTGCTGGTGCTGCGCAATGCCGGCCCGAAGGGCGCGCCGGGCATGCCGGAGGCGGGCTACCTGCCGATCCCGAAGAAGCTCGCGCGCACCGGCGTGAAGGACATGGTGCGCATCTCGGATGCGCGGATGAGCGGCACTGCGTTTGGCACCATCGTGCTGCACATCACGCCGGAGTCCGCCGTCGGCGGTCCGCTTGGTCTCGTGCGCAACGGCGATATGATCCGGCTCGATGTCGCCAGGCGCAGCATCGATCTCCTGGTCGACGAGGCCGAATTGCATAAGCGCCGCGCAGCGCTCGCGCCCGCCGGCACGCCGGATTGGGCCAAGCGCGGATACGCGCATCTCTTCAACGAGACCATCCTGCAGGCCGACGAGGGCTGCGATTTCGACTTCATGCGCGCCAAGGGGAAGTAGTCAGCAAATAGCTGCCGACATCAGGCGCCGCAGCCGAATTGTCGATAATTTCGGCGATGCGGCGGTCAATGTTGCCCGCACTCGTCTGATTCCTCCTGTTTTATTGACAATCCCGCGGGACTGGTGGGATGATCGCGTCAATTAAGAACAGGGGGAACGTCACGATGGGCTATCCAGCCAGGATCGTCGGGATTGCCATGGCCGCGGCAGCGTTGCTGCTGCCGGCGAGCGCTGGCGCGCAGGAGGTGAAGCACTTCCGCTTCGCCTATGACCAGCCGCGCAATACCGGCTACTCGGTCGCCGGCGATCTGTTCGCCGACAAGCTCAAGGAATTGAGCAAGGGGACGCTGATCGTCGACCAATATCCCGGCGCCCAGCTCGGCCAGGAGCCGCAGCTACTGCAGCTCGTGAAATCGGGCGACATCGAGTTTGCCATCATCTCCTCCGCCAACACCGCGACGATCTCGCCGCAGGCCGGCGTGATGTCGCTGCATTTCCTGTTCCGCAACGATGCCCATGTGATCAAGGCGCTGGCGGACCCGCAGGTGTTCGACGCCATCAGGACGATGATCGACGAGACCGCCCAGGGCCTGCATGTGATCGGCACCGGATCGCAGGGCGTGCGGCACATCTACAGCAAGAAGGAAATCCACAACGTCGGCGACCTCAAGGGGCTGAAGGTGCGGGTGCAGGCGACCGCGACCGAGGACACCATGTTCCCGGCCTATAGCGCGCAGACCGTGCACATGCCGTTCGGCAGCGTCTATACCTCGCTGCAAACCGGCGTGGTCGATGCCGCCGAGAACAGCATCAACGTCTATCTCGTCAACAAGCACTATGAGGTCGCGCCGGTGCTGTCGATCACCGAGCACGAGGCCAACAACGCGCTGCTGTTCGTCTCCGACAAGCTCTGGCAGAGCCTCTCCGCCGAGCAGAAGCAGTGGGTGCAGGCCGCTGCGAACGAGGTGAGTGCGAAGGAGCCGCAGAAGGCCTTCGAGCTGGAGCGCAACGCGCTGACCAAGCTGAAATCGTACGGCGTCAAGGTGGTCGAGGACGTGGACAAGAAGGGCTTTACCGCGATCGCCGATCCCTATCTCGACAAGCTCGCCAAGGACCTCGGCCCGCATGCGGAGAAGATCAAGAACCTGATCCGCTCGATCAACTAGAAGCCCGGGTCGACGGGAGCGCGAGCCATGGCGATTGCCGACAGACTGGTGCTGCAACGGCAGCGGCATCTGAAGTGGCGGGCGCTGGATCGGCTCGAGCTGATCCTGATGATGCTGTGCGGCCTGTTGTGCTTCGGCTTCTCGCTGTCGGTGACCGCCGATATCGTCACCCGCACCATCGGCCATCCCTGGCTGTGGCTGCAGGAGGTGACCTCGACGCTGTTCATCTATGCGATCTTCATTGGAGCCGCGGTCGCGACAAGGCGCAACGATCATCTGTATCTGACGGCGATTTCGGAGGCGATGCACGGGACGCCGCGGCTGATTGTCGAGATCGTCATCCGCCTTGTCGTGCTGGGCGTCGCCTTCTGCCTGGTCTGGTACGGCTACCAGAACTACCTCCGCGGCTTCGGCAGTTTCCGCCTGCCATCGGGCACGCCGATCGCGTCGCTCTACGCGGTGATCCCGCTGTCGGGCATCCTGATCGGCCTGTTCACGATCGAGCAGCTCGTCAACGGCGTCCGCAACGGCTTCGATCATCCGGAACCGCCCGATGACGACCTTCCGATTCCGGCGATCAACACCGGCGCGACCACGGGAGCGCAGCTGTGAGCGCACCGGTCGTGCTTGTGCTGATGTCGTCCTGCTTCCTGTTCTTCGGCTATCTCGGCGTGCCTGTGCCGTTCTCGCTGATGGCCGGCGTGTTCGTCGGCGCGCTGCTGTCGGATGTCTCGCTGGCGGCGATCATCCAGAAGATCTTCGACGGCGTCGATTCCGAGGCGCTGCTTGCGATCCCGTTCTTCCTCCTGGTCGGCGAGCTCATGAGCTCGGCGAACGTCGTGGTCCGCATCGCCAATCTGTCGGTCTCGCTGGTCGGCCACATCAGGGGCGGGCTGTCGCAGGTCGTGGTCGTGTTCAGCATGTTCTTCTCGGAAATGTCGGGCTCGACCACCGCCGACGTCGCGGTGATGAGCCGTGCGCTGGGCGGGCCGATGAAGCGGGAAGGCTATGAGCCGGCGTTCATCGCCGCGATCATCGCCTCGGCGTCGACGATCGCGGCGCTGGTGCCGCCGAGCATCACGGCGGTGGTCTATGGCGCGGTCGGCAATGTGTCGATCGCCGGCCTGTTCATGGCGGGCGTGGTGCCGGGGTTGATGATCGGCTTCGGGCTGATGATCTACTGCTATTTCTTCGGGCCCTCGGGTCTGCGCAAGCCGCGCGCGCCGCTGCGCCAGATCGCCTTCGCCGCCGGCGACGCCGCGCTGCCGCTGATGATCCCGGTGATCCTGCTGGGCGGCATCCTGACCGGCTGGTTCACGCCCACCGAGGCCGGCGTGGTCGCGGTCGTCTACATCATCGTCGTGGTGATCCCGGCGCTGAATCGTGGGCACCTGAAAAAGATCCCGTACGACTTCTGCCTCGCCGGCCTGATCTTCTCGCTGCCGCTGATCACGATCGGGGCGGCGAACGCATTCGGCTGGATGCTGGCCTATCTGCGCGGCGCGATCTACATCGCCGACTGGATTACTTCCATCGCCGGCAATGATCCGCACCTCATCATGCTCCTGATGGTGCTGCTGTTCACCGTGGTCGGCGACTTCATCGAGCCGGTGCCGACCATCATCATCTTCATGCCGCTGGTGAATGCGCTGACCCAGGCCGGCGACATCAATGGCGTGCATATGGGCGTGGTGCTGATCGCAACCCTCGCCTTCGGCCTGATCACGCCGCCCTATGGGCTCGTGCTGCTGATGGCCTCGAAATTCGTCGGCATCAGCTTTGCAAAAGCGCTGCGGGCGGCGCTGCCGATCTACGTCGTGTTCCTGGTCACGATCTGCTTCACGATCTATTTCCCGAAGGTCGTGCTGTGGCTGCCCAAGCAGGTGATCCCGGAATCGGTCGGCTGTTTCAAGGCACCCGGCGGCACCGGTTACATCTGCCCGAATTAGCGAGCCGCGTTGCTATTTCGACTTGCTGGTGAACTTCTTCACCGCGGCGCGGAATTCGTCGGTGTTCATGCAGCCGATGATCGCGTCGCACTCGGCGTCGAGCTGCGCCTCGATCGGCGTCGTCGGCGCCTGATGGATCAGCGCCTTGGTGGCGGCGAGCCCGGCGGGTGCGTTCTGCGCCAGCCGCAGCGCGAATTCGCGGGTCGCGGCCTTCAGCTCGGCCGCCGGCACCACCTTGGCGACGAGACC
It includes:
- a CDS encoding TRAP transporter small permease, which codes for MAIADRLVLQRQRHLKWRALDRLELILMMLCGLLCFGFSLSVTADIVTRTIGHPWLWLQEVTSTLFIYAIFIGAAVATRRNDHLYLTAISEAMHGTPRLIVEIVIRLVVLGVAFCLVWYGYQNYLRGFGSFRLPSGTPIASLYAVIPLSGILIGLFTIEQLVNGVRNGFDHPEPPDDDLPIPAINTGATTGAQL
- a CDS encoding IlvD/Edd family dehydratase encodes the protein MADGLRKGLTSYGDAGFSLFLRKAFIKAMGYSDDALNRPIVGITNTYSDYNPCHGNVPQIIEAVKRGVMLSGAMPFVFPTISIAESFAHPTSMYLRNLMAMDTEEMIRAQPMDAVIVIGGCDKTLPAQLMAAISADLPTVVIPVGPMVVGHHKGEVLGACTDCRRLWGKYRAGEIDDAEIEAVNGRLAPSVGTCMVMGTASTMACITEALGLSLPMSATIPAPHAERFRSAEASGRVAAEMAKTKGPKPSEILTPSSFRNAQVVMQAIGGSTNGLIHLTAIANRSPYKIDLEAFDKLGREVPVLVDLKPSGEHYMEHFHHAGGVPKLMAQLGDLIDLDAKTITGQTLREVVAGAEEVPGQDAIRSKANPIKAEGAMAILHGNLAPRGAVIKQSAASPKLLQHTGRAVVFESVEDMTLRVDDPALDVTADDVLVLRNAGPKGAPGMPEAGYLPIPKKLARTGVKDMVRISDARMSGTAFGTIVLHITPESAVGGPLGLVRNGDMIRLDVARRSIDLLVDEAELHKRRAALAPAGTPDWAKRGYAHLFNETILQADEGCDFDFMRAKGK
- a CDS encoding GntR family transcriptional regulator — protein: MTAEPTLPDIQALSREEEQAEVIRRLEEDIIFGRFSPGLRLVEDTLMQRYGASRHFVRQALFQLERQGIVLREKNVGATVRFYSAEEVRQIYEVREMLTRQAALMIALPAPESLIDQLSELQRHYCIKADAQDMRGIHETNDAFHLALFSACGNPYLVRSLQDYMNLTLPMRAKNLADSEGLALSRRQHELMIELLKGRDSWALAQLCVDHMQYSKADYLVRISNDKKPQ
- a CDS encoding invasion associated locus B family protein gives rise to the protein MRHVALLIGSFAALLALGTAGEAADPRATQLSYEPWTKTCLTQASCFVGAAARGQCSPSGGSISVSPQTSKRAIVSANVGTRTMLEGTISLRIDQDEPIQIARPHCYTLGCGGALEADGEMIERLKHAQTIAVEAKSLTGQTISLNFPLTHFAETFDGPGSLPKTSGQSSKESQREHTEAVKQLPQCED
- a CDS encoding TRAP transporter large permease codes for the protein MSAPVVLVLMSSCFLFFGYLGVPVPFSLMAGVFVGALLSDVSLAAIIQKIFDGVDSEALLAIPFFLLVGELMSSANVVVRIANLSVSLVGHIRGGLSQVVVVFSMFFSEMSGSTTADVAVMSRALGGPMKREGYEPAFIAAIIASASTIAALVPPSITAVVYGAVGNVSIAGLFMAGVVPGLMIGFGLMIYCYFFGPSGLRKPRAPLRQIAFAAGDAALPLMIPVILLGGILTGWFTPTEAGVVAVVYIIVVVIPALNRGHLKKIPYDFCLAGLIFSLPLITIGAANAFGWMLAYLRGAIYIADWITSIAGNDPHLIMLLMVLLFTVVGDFIEPVPTIIIFMPLVNALTQAGDINGVHMGVVLIATLAFGLITPPYGLVLLMASKFVGISFAKALRAALPIYVVFLVTICFTIYFPKVVLWLPKQVIPESVGCFKAPGGTGYICPN
- a CDS encoding TRAP transporter substrate-binding protein codes for the protein MGYPARIVGIAMAAAALLLPASAGAQEVKHFRFAYDQPRNTGYSVAGDLFADKLKELSKGTLIVDQYPGAQLGQEPQLLQLVKSGDIEFAIISSANTATISPQAGVMSLHFLFRNDAHVIKALADPQVFDAIRTMIDETAQGLHVIGTGSQGVRHIYSKKEIHNVGDLKGLKVRVQATATEDTMFPAYSAQTVHMPFGSVYTSLQTGVVDAAENSINVYLVNKHYEVAPVLSITEHEANNALLFVSDKLWQSLSAEQKQWVQAAANEVSAKEPQKAFELERNALTKLKSYGVKVVEDVDKKGFTAIADPYLDKLAKDLGPHAEKIKNLIRSIN